A stretch of the bacterium genome encodes the following:
- a CDS encoding J domain-containing protein — MDSSGFLHVYDAALKIVVETNLRDDPRVVEHFRTIDTNYWGEFKSQVRAVDIAQEGDRYLFTLADEAWCCTLDGRAVWGLVTPLNEGWKRVVGRSERFGVGWEVDAALQLLGLSLPVSPAEIKRRYRTLALTCHPDRNPGDPAAAEKMKALNRAFEVLTGVDPKSLSFDESDVTYFARTAPDYVWEIDGARLEFFCGTPQDWIYEASFSGDDGGSYLATYSGKVILVSRKGEPIIVYDVGTCPTEIVAVGQFTYFLTPTRLYVVENKTKLAAFLDVFHQGRMIISRTGFGLLTSKRLRWFTKAGEKIGELNTRDPIRAIYAVDGGAVVQTRQHQVVVNELAL; from the coding sequence ATGGACTCGAGCGGATTCCTTCACGTTTACGACGCCGCGTTGAAAATCGTCGTCGAGACAAACCTTCGCGACGATCCGCGAGTCGTCGAGCATTTCCGGACGATTGATACGAATTATTGGGGGGAGTTCAAATCTCAGGTGCGAGCGGTTGACATCGCCCAAGAGGGCGACCGTTATCTATTCACGTTAGCTGACGAGGCGTGGTGTTGCACATTGGATGGTCGCGCCGTTTGGGGTTTGGTGACGCCGCTAAACGAGGGCTGGAAGCGGGTTGTCGGACGCAGCGAACGATTCGGAGTAGGTTGGGAAGTCGATGCGGCACTTCAGCTCCTTGGTTTATCGCTGCCTGTTAGTCCCGCGGAAATCAAGCGAAGATATCGCACTTTGGCTCTCACTTGCCATCCCGACCGGAATCCCGGCGATCCGGCGGCGGCAGAAAAAATGAAGGCGTTGAACAGAGCGTTCGAGGTTCTGACAGGTGTCGACCCGAAGTCACTCAGTTTCGACGAATCTGATGTCACGTACTTCGCTCGTACGGCGCCCGATTATGTTTGGGAAATCGATGGCGCCCGGTTGGAGTTTTTCTGTGGGACGCCTCAGGATTGGATTTACGAAGCCAGCTTCTCTGGTGACGATGGTGGAAGTTACTTGGCAACATATTCCGGCAAGGTGATTCTGGTTTCAAGAAAGGGCGAACCGATAATCGTATACGATGTTGGGACTTGTCCAACCGAAATTGTCGCCGTCGGACAGTTCACTTACTTCTTGACGCCGACCCGGCTATACGTCGTCGAGAACAAGACCAAACTCGCTGCTTTCCTCGACGTTTTCCATCAAGGACGAATGATCATTTCACGGACGGGGTTTGGGCTCCTTACAAGCAAACGATTGAGGTGGTTCACAAAGGCTGGCGAAAAGATAGGTGAGTTGAATACGCGTGACCCGATCCGGGCAATTTACGCTGTCGACGGAGGTGCGGTCGTGCAAACGCGCCAGCACCAAGTCGTCGTGAACGAATTGGCGTTATAA